The Plantactinospora sp. KBS50 sequence TTCTTCATCGAATGCCTCGTCTACCACTGCCCGGACGACATCTTTCTCAGGTCGACCTGGGAAGGCACCGTGCGCGGCGTCATCAGCCACATCTTCCATGGCCTTGAAGGCGCCGAGCCCGAGGACAACTCCAAGCGCTGGCTCGAAGTCAGCGGATGCAAATACCTCTTCCAACCCGGCCAGGCATGGACCCGGGCAGACGGATGGGCATTCGCCAAGGCCGCCTGGAACTACCTGGGGCTGAAGTCATGAAACGCAGCATCACTATCCGGGTGGTCGCGGCGGTGGTCGTCATCGTCCTCGTCGCAGGTACCTGGATCACCAGCGGCAAGGTCGACACCGGCTGGATGCGCTTCTTCTCCGCCGCCGTCCTAATCGCCACCTTGATTCTGGCCGCCTGGGATCTCTGGCTCTGGCGACTTGGCCTCGTCCAGCGCATCCCGGGCGTACCTCGCTGCGTGCGCGGAACTTGGCAGGGTACCCTCACGTCCTTCTGGATCGATCCCGCAACCGGGACATCACCACCACCCAAGACCGTCTACCTGGTCGTCCACCAGACCGCTACTTTGGTCACGGTCAAGCTCTTCACCAACGAATCGCGGTCGACCTCCACGCTTGCTGCCGTATCCGCTGTGGACAACTCTTGGACCCTGGCCTACCTCTATCTCAACCGTCCCGACATGCACGCCGAACCCCGCAGCAGGATGCACCACGGGTCGACAGTCTTCGACGTATCCGGGGATCCCGCAACGCGTCTGACTGGCCGCTATTGGACCGACCGCGACAGCAAAGGCCAACTTGAGTTCACCCGGAATCACCACAAACTAGCAGACGACCTCCTCGAAGCAGCCACCTACTTCGCGTGACGCGAGCCGCAAGACGGTCGGTCTAGAGCACCTCGCCGACGAGAACTTGGCCCTTCCGCGGAGGTGGCCGGGTTGGGCATCGCGGTGTACGGCGGCGTGACCACCCAAGGTGCTCCTCGATGTCGGCGAGCGGTCGCAGCGGCGGCAATCGGAACAGGCCGCGCGTAGCGCAACCCGGGTTCGTGGCCCTCACCCACGTGTCGCACGGTCCGCCCAATGATCTCGTCCCAGACTGGTCGGCCCGTCGCGATTGTGGCAGCGATCCATCCGCCCGCGCCGGTCGGGTCACCGGTGCAGTGGTAGCAGTGGCAGTCCAGCCCGTCTTTGATCCGCCGTTGGCGGTGGATGCGCCCGCCGGCGGCGAACCGGTCGGGGTTCCACGGGTCGATTCCGGCGCGGATCAGGTAGGCGCGAGCAGCTTCGATCCACCGCCGCGTCAATTGCATCTGGTTTCCATGCAGCTCGACCAGGCCGAGGAACCCATTGCAGCCGGAGCACAGCAGATCACGCACGCATCGACCGCACGAATCTCGACCGGGGCACCAGAGGTGGTCGTGGTCGATCGACAGGGGAACCACGCCCATTGATCCACGCGACGCGGGACCGTCGCAGATCCCGCACCCAGCGCCCTGCGCACGCAGCAACTCGCGGTACCGCTCCGCGGTGATCCGATGCCGCAGCAGCGCCTTCCTCGGCGTCTCAAGGCAGCACACCTCGAAGGAATGATAGCTACTGATCAATGACGTGATCTCAACAAGGGCGCGGTAGGTACCGATGTTCGAAGTGGGTGAGGTGGAGGGCGGCGCGGACGATGTTGCCGGTTTGTCGTGGGCCGGCGGTGGTGTGTCGCAGAGTTCGTCAGCGGCCGGTCAGGATGGCGAAGCCGCGTTCTCCGAGGCATCGCATTGATCGGAGGATCGCGTTGTGTGCGCGGTTGTCGACCGCGAGGCGGTGGCCGTCGGCGGGTTGCTTGTACGGGGTGTGGATGCCCTGGCCAGCGCCTTCGTAGCCGGAGTGAGCCAGGGTCGGCAGGTGCAGGTGGGAGGCGGCCCCGGTAGAGGGCGCCGGTGATGTCTAACTCCTGGGCGCAGGTCAGGTCGTGCAGGTGTCCCGGCATCGCGTCCGCGGTCCAGATGGGTAGCCCGTCGGGGCGCATGACGGCTTGGATGTTCGCGCCGAAGTCGCGGTGTTTTCCGGAGTACCAGGCGTCGATGGTGTCGCCCTTGACCGACAGGGTGGTCTCGGCCAGCCGGTCGGTGTCGAACAGCTTCCCGTCCAGGATCACGTGTGACCAGCCGTCGGCGGCAACCTGCTTGAGGGCGTCGTGCAGGGTCGGTGTCTGCGCCGCGAGGACGCGCACGGCCT is a genomic window containing:
- a CDS encoding endonuclease domain-containing protein, whose amino-acid sequence is MCCLETPRKALLRHRITAERYRELLRAQGAGCGICDGPASRGSMGVVPLSIDHDHLWCPGRDSCGRCVRDLLCSGCNGFLGLVELHGNQMQLTRRWIEAARAYLIRAGIDPWNPDRFAAGGRIHRQRRIKDGLDCHCYHCTGDPTGAGGWIAATIATGRPVWDEIIGRTVRHVGEGHEPGLRYARPVPIAAAATARRHRGAPWVVTPPYTAMPNPATSAEGPSSRRRGALDRPSCGSRHAK
- a CDS encoding transposase family protein; translation: MITYSARLDVPRELVRHVARLLRAERRAVGTRRRTRALTCFYQALLVLVWFRKGEDKTTLAAGFWVSRATAYRYVAEAVRVLAAQTPTLHDALKQVAADGWSHVILDGKLFDTDRLAETTLSVKGDTIDAWYSGKHRDFGANIQAVMRPDGLPIWTADAMPGHLHDLTCAQELDITGALYRGRLPPAPADPGSLRLRRRWPGHPHPVQATRRRPPPRGRQPRTQRDPPINAMPRRTRLRHPDRPLTNSATHHRRPTTNRQHRPRRPPPHPLRTSVPTAPLLRSRH